The following nucleotide sequence is from Streptomyces pactum.
TGTGATCACGGCGTCGGGGTCTTCCTGGATAGCCTTGTTCAGCGGGCTGAGCCCGAGGCAGTTCGGGAAGCTGTTGACCGTGCTGAGGCGCCAGGGTGCGGACGCGGTCCGCAAGGGCCGGCCGTGGAGCCTTCCGCTGGAGGACCGTGCCCTGCTGGTCGCGGCGTACTGGCGCACGAACCTGACCATGCGGCAGCTCGCGCCGCTGTTTAGGGTGTCGAAGTCGGCGGCGGCCCGGATCACCGACCATCTCGGGCCGATGCTCGCGCTCCAGACCCGCAAGCGGTTCGCCAAGGACGCCGTGCTCATCGTGGACGGCACCCTGGTCCCCACCCGGGACCACACCATCGCCGAGCGGTCGAAGAACTACCGGTACTCCACCAACCACCAGGTCGTCATCGACGCCGACACCCGCCTGGTCGTCGTGGTCGGACGGCCGCTCGCCGGCAACCGCAACGACTGCAGGGCATGGGAGGAATCCGGCGCCAAGGCTGCCGTGGGCAACACCGTTACGATCGCGGACGGCGGCTACCCGGGCACCGGACTCGTCATCCCGCACCGCCGCGAGCGCGGCCAGGCGGAACTCCCGGCCTGGAAAGAGGAACACAACAAGGCCCACAAGCAGGTCCGCGCCCGTGTCGAGCACGTCTTCGCCCGGATGAAGACCTGGAAGATCCTCCGCGACTGCCGCCTCAAGGGCGACGGTGTCCACCACGCCATGCTCGGCATCGCCCGGATGCACAACCTCGCCCTCGCCGGGTAGGTCAACGGGCCGAACAGCCACCTTGCTTGAGGCGACCCGGAGATCATTTACGGGACAGCCCTTAGGTGCCGGAGACGGTCATCTTCCTCAGTGACCGGTTCGAGGAAGATGCGCAGGCCGTCATCGAAGACGCTGTGGTGGTCGTAGCTGAACCAGGAGTCCACCACCCTGTAGCGGTCGCCGCGAAGGAGCACGGGACGGAAGGCGCTACTTCCTGGTCGTAGCAATCTGGCAGGGTGTGGCGTGTGACAAGCCAAGACGATACGAGCAGGGACGGCGAGGCCTGGGCGATGGATATCCTCGCCCAGTTGCGCCAAGGCAAACAGGAGGCACATGCGCGTCGCGACGCGCTTGCGGCAGCGGTCGACGAAATAGCCGACGGTTTCACGCAACTGGGCCTCAAGCCTTGGAAACCGGAGCGTAAGAGCCCGGCGCGAGAGGACATGAAGGTCCCGGACGTCATGCTCGGGGACCGCGCTGAACCAGCCGCAACGGTTCTCCGGTATGAATCAGCGGTCAACATCCTCAGCGCTGCCGATCAGCTTCGGGGTTTCGCCGTCTTGCTTCGTGCAGAGAAATCTCTGATGGGCGCGGTCTCGGTCGCGCGTGGTGTCTTCGAGGCGTGCCTGTGGGCCACAGCGGTAATCGACCCGACCATCAGCCCTGACGAACGCCTGCAACGTGCCCTGACGCGTCGCCTCGCACGACTCTCGGCAGGTATCCGTCTCAGGAAAATGCTCGGCGGCGATACCGATGCCGACCAGCTCGTTGAGAACAACGGCGACCTGGATGACGCGCACGGGACCAACCGTGATCCTGTGAAGGATATCAGCGACATCTTGGCTTACGCCAAGGACCGGGGCTGGTCTGTGAAGAGGGGCCGTCGCACCCCCGAGATCACACCCCTTTCGATTGACTGGCTCAGCGAGAACCTTGAGCGCCGTATCGGCATCGAGGGGTACGCCTGGACGAGCGGCTCGTCGATGGCTCACGGCGAGCATGCTGCCGACACGGCGGTGTGGGTTGAACTGTCCCAGGACATCGGCACAGCTCCGGCATGGTTGATCCAGTTGTGGTCGAACGGTGCTTGGGCGGGACCGCGTCTCTTCCTTGCAACGCACGCCGCCTACACAGGGAAGGGCAGCCTGCGCCGCGAGTATCAGCGGTTCGAAGAGTTGTTCTTGAGCGGGGTCGGCAAGAGCTGAGGCCGCTACGCCCGCCGTCCTAGCTGCACCGAGTGCAAGGCAGCGTTCCTGGAGATCCATACAGCATGCCCTCATGCACGTACGAGCGGTGGCATGCGGTGGAGTGCACTCGCTGGGACGCCCTCCCTCCCAAGGCCCGTCCGACCCTGTGCGGGGACTGCGACCAGCGACATGGGACCGACTGGGAGGAAGCCTGGCCGAACGCGACGCGCCAGGAGCAGCAGCCGGCCGTGTCGGAACAGAAGGCCACCGGCTGGCTTTCGCGCCTGCGCCGCTGAGCTGGGCACGCCTCCCGACCAGCCGCGCTCCTCGTCTGGCAACCAGCCCGGCGAATTGGATGGATACGACGGAGAAGGCACGTCATGCTGGAAGCGATCGATGCGAGGGGGGAAGCGTGAGCCGCAGGCAGACGGAAACTCTTGACGAGAAGCACCAGCGCTTGCTGGAGGCTTTCGTGTTGAGGGCCCGCAGGGTGGAGGAGCATTCGCTGGCCGCCGACTGGGACGCCCTTGTCGAGCTGACCCGCATGAGCATCAACGTCCGTGTCGACCGCGGT
It contains:
- a CDS encoding transposase — encoded protein: MAGVITASGSSWIALFSGLSPRQFGKLLTVLRRQGADAVRKGRPWSLPLEDRALLVAAYWRTNLTMRQLAPLFRVSKSAAARITDHLGPMLALQTRKRFAKDAVLIVDGTLVPTRDHTIAERSKNYRYSTNHQVVIDADTRLVVVVGRPLAGNRNDCRAWEESGAKAAVGNTVTIADGGYPGTGLVIPHRRERGQAELPAWKEEHNKAHKQVRARVEHVFARMKTWKILRDCRLKGDGVHHAMLGIARMHNLALAG